The region acgatcgcaatgctgccggggtttgtctcagccaccttatcaacgtaccaaagcaacaaatcgtagctgcAGATGCCACTgtcgtcgaggaccacccgggcatgctttTTTaacaaccaagcctgcttgtatggtatgtggacaccatgttcatgcaacatgtccttctgaatgtcgatggccttttacaagggccggtctttgagcttctgaatcactcgtgcgcttacccattttttggacgctttcggatgtgacaccgaacctattccaccaccgcaagtgtgtgacgggttgattgtcttgattttgaaaaatatttttttattatactctttttgatgcatgaaggcaccaatgacaaccatcggcaacaGATTCCACAGCCACCGAGATGTTTTTTTCGTTCTTTacgaatttgaagtcaaaattacgctttgattgcaaaatttttgaagtaCGCTCccgaaatgttcaacaccgccaaaacattgtccgatatccaacgacaaagaTTTCGTAATGATctcgacgaggaaggaagacatcccacaccgccgtggtcaccacTGGGTCGAATCTGGGAGCGCTCGTAATCAATtctcgccaacacttcagttaaatgaaaagatcagtATTTTAAGCAAAGAATAGattgtttaagtgataaagtaaacatttaaacgttaaattaaatagttaaacagtgaacaattaacttaaacgaataatacaagatttttaACCAAATGATCGATATACTTAAACATTAAATGAACCCTATACAATCgattaaataaaagagaaagaacttacaacgagaaaaactcattttcattaggattcgacaatgacACATTGTCtatctcgacaacaagatcaactacaacgCATTCAAGactggagtgcacgtgacacatccagcTGAACTCAACATCGCTTTCTATCGAACAAatcgttttatatccatcgggtagTTATAAACTTCACTcgacaagggaaacttcgatACCcaatcgctcacatatctcgactaacaccaactcccaagaagtccgagccagtgaacattagcactcttccctctcCGTCAGattctagcaataccacaaaaactctccataatatatcgtcacgaaaaccaaatcgtataaaaccaaaatgaaaagaagcgtaagaagaagaagaagaagaagaagaagatgtaaagaacaaaacaacaatTAGAAAGGCAACAAGCAAGTGCGATCATCagtatgcataaaggttagactagacgtgatatgatcgggcggtatttttttccctccatcccacgggcaaaaaaaggaaataactagTGTGGACCCACTTTGAACCGACTGCATAAgaggtaatccctagagacaaataTTATTGGATTAATTATACTTTTCGGCCGGGCATCCTTGTCTGGAAGTTGGCGtccgctttccaccattgtcgcgaggaagccatattgtcatctctcgaaggaaagttctcaccttatcatgagtctttGTTTAAACGTTaagagttttatgtttaaaccaatacatataatgtttaaattaacggttaactgtttaaataatttctatattgTTTAAAGAATATGTAaatcgtttaaatatagtgatttaactgttttgaaatatatgttattgtttaaattgaatgctttcactgacatcgcgttgaaaaTGGGTACCTCTTGGGTATCTCCTGGGTTATGCATTTGCTTAAACAACGTTGTCACtatttaaagagtaaatcgattattgtttaacattttgttttgtttacaatgtcgttttttgtttctcaaattgtttttactatgtctcgcttaaatttcacaagttatcacaagttgacactcaaataagtttgtttgtttaaaaatatttaaacatttacaatggcctCCCGATTAAATAtcgaagttcacactcaaataatttttgtttcatttaaaataaaaacatttacaacatttacaacgcctTCCTGACCCTGACACTCATGCGTAGTCGACCTGCTCgctctattaagatttcggctCGACTCACCAAGTATCCGcagacattcgaatgctcactgCGGTCagataacatgcgcatcaacttaaaACCCGCACAACGAGAACACAACacgttaaaaaaggttaagcaacacattcataaaaacgtctattaatGAATGTGTCATGGTCTCGACTTAAGCCAAGATCCCGAGAGTTAAACacgtaaaaataatatttgtatatCGATCGAAAAAGTTCTTAAAGggtgagaacaattctcaagtgataaatatcaactccatcTTTAAAGTGATGttttcatgatcttcctcctccgagaatcctccgcaatcagcaataagtgaaaactttcttttcgcccaagtcgaaatgccagCCTTTAATTGCTCGCCTGCTACTCCACCTGGAGAATCCCTCCGCGATTTAGGCAATTATggaatttcgacttgggcaagaaaagatagtttaacttgttgcgtgattacggctaattgattctcaagatgagtaggatcatgagacatcctttaagatagagatgatcttcaaattttggTCTGAttccagcgaatatcatacacaagaagcagagaaggaggaggatgagaacgacgaggagtggttatccatgggaagggttcttccttgtcatttatggtgtgaagtccacaagcaggttgatgcttcatatccgagaaaaaagagaaacgcacagtggaccgagACTGACTGATCACAACAAACGGGtcttcggatatttatgttaccgtgcagaagaattaatgccgtcattaattcttctgcatgggataccataaacttgccacttgccacctgccacattccaacacttcagttcaaacgaaaaagatcaatattttacgcagagactctGAGAATTTACATGTTATGtcaatatttatatgttaatatgaatagttaaacaggtaaagacaaatttaaacggagacgacaattcttaaacaaatatgtcatatatttaaacagagaatagcaaagagttaaacagtatttaacatatataactagataaccataaacgagaagaactttacaacaaaatgaactcgttttcagtaggattcgacaatggcacatcgtctcgccctcgacaacaagatcgactagcactcatttgaagatggagtgacTTGACTAACCActgaaatcaacttcattttctcgttgacaaaccgatttatatattttcgagtatgataaacttcaccctgcaCTCGCTTTCATCGAAACTAATTAtatctatcattaccacaaaaacccCTCGTGATAATAAAACAtccattgtttataaattaCATACTCCCACCCTCCCGCGAATGGTCAAAGTGATAAAGCAACGTAAGAGATTCTCAACGTACACGAAAACCCGCAGAATcgaaatcgaacaaaccaaatgaggagaaatgaggagaagaacaagacgtaatgcaacttctagcgATCGTCTCATCGGAAAAGCAAGCGTAAAGCTCCTTGAAAAGGtctggacatgatgtgattttgcTGCTTCCCCACCATTTTCACAGCAAAACgaaatttcacaacatggaccaaTTTGAAGTGAACGTAGGGGGtaaaaagggaagttaaacactaacgaaAAGGCTATCCCAAAGTGCTGTAAAAAGTTGAGGGTTTTTGTAAGTCTGAAAAATTACGATGGATTTAACAAGtaatttttccccattttttttaatagtcagcaacatttattttatttctatcatagccattattattattaggggaTGTTACAAAACACAAGCACAGATGCTTGCCTTGCAAgcatatttatttgaaaatgagTACAAACAACAATCCGACTTATATTATTCTTTATGATATTATACCTAATAAATTCTACGGCAAAGAGTGAGACCATCTCCAACTACAGCTTGTGAAATATCAATGCGTTGATCAACAGCTAAATACTGGTTGAACTTGATAACATCATCTTTCCATAAGCGTACAAGGTTCGGATAGCTTGAATCAACTGGTCCTTCAATTACAACTGTACCCAACCATAATGTATTGTCATATGCTATGATCCCTCCAACCTTAACTAGCTTCAACAATTTTTCATGGTAATGGATGTAATTGTTTTTATCAgcatcaacaaaagcaaaatcaaaAAGTTCATCTTCTTTCACCTGTATTTGCCATGCATACAAAATGAATTAGCAAACAACAAAACTTGtatataatttgtatttgttttttattaattaattttttcttttaacatacAACTACATGGTCATTtctataaaaaatcaaaattgaagattgggaaaaaaacaagaaagaaaactaCCTCTTCAATCAACTTATCAAGAACTGGGTGGGCCTGAGACTCAATAAAGTTGATTTTGTGCTCAACTTCTGCTTTCTTAATGAATGGTAGTCCAATTTCATAGAATGATTTATTCACATCAATAGCTGTTATCTATACACAAATaaagacataaataaaataacatatacattaattatcaaccaaataaaatttaaaacgtatagcatttataaaaaaaatttaaagactaGAAGAAAGttattagggaaaaaaaatggTACCTTAGCATCATCTGGCAAAGCCAAAGCAGTGGTGAGGAGTGAGTAGCCAGTAAAAACACCAATCTCCAAAGTCCTCTTGGCattcattgttttcaaaattaaagACAACAGTTGCCCTTCATCTGGGTTTAATGCCATTAGCCCCCTATTTTTTATACCAAGTAattcaatattaatttaataaatctgaAAAATAACTGTATATACCGCTTCACATTAGAAGGATTGTAAATATTTCTTTTGCCGAGTGATGAGAagttgaaaaatcaattcattCCCTCTCATAACATTGGTTATGGTGAGTGGCTTGTCCATCTTATCAAAGCCATTGTCATAGTGGCCTAGCTTTTAGATTATCGTAAGGGAGATTAAGAGTTCAGCTCCCTCTCAATACATGGttgaaatgtaaataatatacaTGGTGACATATCcacaatataaaaaactatatatatacatacatatatatagagagaaagagagagccacaatataaaaaaactatatatatatatagagagagagagagagaggacccGTCATGTAGGGGCATCCCTAGGTTTTAAATTTATGGATGTCCACAGTAGTTGTTGGATTACCATGCAACGACTATGATCCTTTCTTAAACAGTATTAGATAGTTCCAAACAATGTTAAACAGTACTGAAACATAGTAATCATAAATAGTAAATTTGCATAgcatttatataaacaatagtcGTTAGATCATCTTCCaataattgtaaataaacatCCTTAATTAACAGCTATCTATGTATGTATGCAAATGATttaaacccatatatatatatatatatatatatatatatatatattgcaagtATTTATTacgcattttttttaatttttaattaatttattattttttttaaaacatgtcTGTGACCTAAAAacgtttttgaaaaaaatatgggcCTATTtgattgctattttttaaaacaatattctatttttggaaaaaaaaaattaaaaacttgtttgacttgccaaaatattttttctaaattgttttaaaaaaattaaaaaacaaaaaagtgttttaaagaataaaaaaaaattgagaacaaCTTTTagatattttctatatttttgttttaaaaacaacGATCAAAGTTGAgaataacttttaaatttttgaattttatttttttttagtatataaaaatacaaataattatagataaaaacaatactaattTTCATCCTATCTTGGGGTTCTCCTTTTTTTATGTCTCACCCTTGGAGCTAGGCTCGTTGCTCCATCCCAACCTTAAATCCTATAGAgcttttaaatttcaatattcTAAGATGACAATTCATAATAACATATGAACATGGGTCGACGTAACATGTTATTTAGAGAATGGGAGaatatgaattttgaaaaagtaaataatttaaatagacACCCAAATTCACAAATGAAGAGCTCTAGAAACTCATGTTATGACGTATACAATTTGTCAAAACTATCTGATGAATGTACAGCTGAAATAACAAGACGTCGTAATTATATTACAAACTGGATGTGGCTATATtaatacattataataattttgaatattgaaCTCatactttaattatttatataaatgccAATGAACATTAACCATATGCAGTATAGTGTCATATTGAGTTCTATTTATATTcatttaatattcatttttttacaaaaatatattgtcaTATTAGTTCATTAAAGCCATATGGTAATTACGTTGTTATAATAATATGCagcaatattaattatataaaacaacTACTGGATTAaacaaatttttgtattttttttgcttttaaaaccTAGTTTTAATTCCAAATAGGTTTTTTTAGatctattttcaaaatactttaactcaaacaattttttttatatttcaattttaaaactTGTTCTAAAAGTCTGTTTTTCAAAACTatcctaaaaataaataaagaaaaatagaataaaaaaacccttatgttcttttcatgtttttagagaataataaaaattactttattttgtcAAAACCCTTTAACTCCCTGTATAAGGGGTGCGTGGCAAATGATTAGatatattaaataactaatagagttttgtttttaaaaattaattataggtaatatcatatattttaattataaatttattagaatTAAAGAACAATAAGATAGTGTTTAAATCCAAAAGTAAAATAAGggaagggaaaaaaaagtaagggaaagtaaaggaaaagaaatgaataatTGAACATTTCTTTAAATAGTCAAATTTTATAGAAGGGAAAAAATGAGGGTTTTCTGATAAACCttgtttagttaaaaaaattaaaagaaaaaaaaataatatataataatatgatttataaattatacccttactattaatttattaaaaaaaaatattattcagAGATTTAAAGTACAAATAAACTATTGTTCATCATACAACcatataatatttgcataaagaAGTCAAAGACAGTCAAAGATTAAAGTGAgggtaaaatatatatttcccaaatatctatttttttaaatgcaaacTAATTATTAGTCATAAAAATCTATAATTGAAATGACAACCTACCTCCCGAATAGCATGTTATCCTATGCAACACAAAGCATGAACAATTTAGGATGTGGATGTAAAGTAGTTTGAAGCATGAATAATTTAGACGGCGG is a window of Dioscorea cayenensis subsp. rotundata cultivar TDr96_F1 chromosome 5, TDr96_F1_v2_PseudoChromosome.rev07_lg8_w22 25.fasta, whole genome shotgun sequence DNA encoding:
- the LOC120261318 gene encoding norbelladine 4'-O-methyltransferase-like, giving the protein MNGNQNLNNVENHLLRSDALYEYILKTNVFPREHEQLRELREATKKHPMGLMALNPDEGQLLSLILKTMNAKRTLEIGVFTGYSLLTTALALPDDAKITAIDVNKSFYEIGLPFIKKAEVEHKINFIESQAHPVLDKLIEEVKEDELFDFAFVDADKNNYIHYHEKLLKLVKVGGIIAYDNTLWLGTVVIEGPVDSSYPNLVRLWKDDVIKFNQYLAVDQRIDISQAVVGDGLTLCRRIY